CAGGTCGCCTGTTACATTCAGCAGAAAATTGCATTCTATGCGTTCAGATGGTGTATAGACATCATCCCCCCAGCGACGGCCATTCAGGAATTCCATCAGGCTTTTCTGCAGGGTGGTGAATACTTTCTTGTCAGTACCCGTGATCTGGTTGGCGTTAACAGTGACATTCACTCTCAGTTCCTGGGCCATGAGACCGGAACCAAAGAGCAGGAATAATAAAAAGCAGGTGAGGAGTTTCAACTGTGGAGTATGTTGCATGTTATCATACGATTATAGAGACTATCATTGCAGTCCGATCATGGCAGTAATGGCCTTCACAATATCTTCCGCTACTTCCTGCTTGGATTTGAGCGGTAATTCCGTTGTGGAGCCCTGCCTGTCAAACAGTGTTACTTTATTAGTATCATGATTAAAACCGGCGCCAGCATCATTGAGGGAATTCATCACGACGAGGTCCAGGTTTTTCTCATGCAGTTTTTTCAGTGCATATTCCTTTTCGTTGTTGGTTTCCAGCGAGAAGCCTACAAGTACCTGACCGGCAGGTCGCTGCCCACCCAGGGTGCGCAGAATGTCGGTGGTCTTTTCCAGTTCCAGGGTCATTTCGTCGCCGGCGCCTTTCTTGATCTTAAGGTCGGCTACCTGTTTAGGACGATAGTCTGCTACAGCGGCGGCCATTACGACGATATTACTGTTGGCAAAATGGTTTGCACTACTATTGAACATATCCGCTGCCGTAACGACCCTGAGTGCATGCACACCCGGATGTCTGGCTGACAGGTGGGTAGGTCCCAGCACCAAAGTCACATCTGCTCCTGCAGCTGCCAGTGCATCGGCAATGGCGATACCCATTTTACCACTGGAATGATTACTGATATAACGAACAGGGTCCAATGGTTCTTGTGTAGGCCCTGCAGTTACCAGTGCTTTTTTTCCTTTCAGGGGTTGATGGGCGCTAAAGTATTGTTGGAGGAAGGCGATAATATGTTCCGGTTCCGCCATTCTTCCTTCGCCAAAGAGGCCACTGGCCAGCTCTCCCTTTTCTACCGGCAGTTGCTGGTGACCGTAAGAAAGCAATTTTTCCACATTTGCACGGGTGGCAGGGTGGTGCCACATATCTTCGTCCATGGCAGGGGCAAAAAGTACAGGACAGGTGGCCGAGAGGTAGGTGGCCATCAGGAGGTTATCACAGAGCCCTGTAGCCATCTTGGCCAGGGTATTGGCCGAAGCGGGGGCTATGAGCATCACGTCGGCCCATCGGCCCAGCATGACGTGGTTGTTCCAGCTTGAGTTATCACTGATGGTCACAGGCACCTCATTTTTCGATAAGGTCGCCAATGTGAGCGGGGTGATGAAATCACAGGCAGATGGTGTCATCACCACCTTTACTTCAGCTCCTTCCTTTACCAGCAACCGCACGATGGTAGCAGCTTTGTAAGCGGCTATACTTGCGGACACACCCAGTAGTATTTTCTTTCCTTGCAACATGTAGCGTATACCAATTATAAAAAAAGGCGACAGAAATAGATTTCTGCCGCCATGAAGGTAGATATTTTTCAGTACACGCGATTAGCTGTACAGGTCATCATCATTTCTTCTGAAGTAGATCTTATCTTCCAGGAATTCCATGGTAGCCTGGATAGCAGGGTTTGCCATCCTCTCATAGAAACGGGAGATTTCGATCTGTTCTTTATTCTCATGCACTTCCTCCAGGTTGTCTGTATGACTGGCAAATTCTTCCAGTTTAGAGTGCAGCTCTTCCTTTACAGATATGTTGATCTGATTGGCGCGTTTAGCAATTACTGCAATGGATTCATACAGGTTGCCAGTTTTGCCTTTGATCTCGGTAGTATTTTTAGTTTCTACCATTGGATTAAGACTGCTGGTAAGACCTCTTTTTATTTTGCTCATTCTCCAGAGAATTAATTATTGATTATTAATATTGTTAAGGGTATTGTTTGTTTCCTTCGCATTTTTGGTTGCTTTCGCTTTCTTCCTTTCCTGTTTCTTACTAACCGGTGCGTTCAGATTATCTATATCCTTGATATTGCTTTGTGCTAAGGTATACCATTTTTCGGCATCTGGCTTCAGACGGCTGGAAGAATAATGGTCAGCGAAGTCCAGGTACTCAGCTACCACGTCTTCATAGCGTTCTTTCTGCTTATCCCAGATGCTGTGTTCGGCATACTTGAAATAAGCTTTGATAGCCATGTACTTATATCCATCGCTCTTGTCGGAGTCAGGGTAGTTGCGCATCAGACTTTTGAAGCTGATAGCGGCAGCTTTATAATAACCCAGGTTGTAATACAATTCTGCGTTATTATATTCTTTCCTTTCCAGTTTCTGACGGCACAGCTCGATCACCAGGTTACCTTCAGCCACCTTGTCGGAGGTTGGATAGTTGTTGATAAAGGTCTGCATGGCAGAAATGGCTTTGATGGTATTCGCCTGGTCCAGAGGGATTTTTGGAGATTGCTTATAGTAGCAATAAGCCTGCATATAATCCATTTCTACCGCTCTTGGGCTGTTAGGGAAGTTGTCGAGGTAGTTTTTAAAATAAAACCCTGCCTGAACATAATCCTTTAGTTTATAAGAGCAATAGCAATAGTTGTAATAAATCGGCTCATACTTCTCCGTTCCTTTGTAAACCTGGAACAGGGATTCATACAGGGACTGCGCGGTCATGTACTTCTTTTTCTCGTACATTTTGTTCGCATAAGCCAGTTTGGCTTCGTAATCCTTGCTTTTTTCGATCTTGCGCAGCTCCATATTACAGGACGATGCGAAAACAATTACTAAGAGACTGATAAAAAAAGAAAATTTCTGCATTTTCCGCATAAAGAGGGCAAAGTTAAGAATTAAATGTAAATGTAAGATAGGGTAGCAAATACAGCTGTTAAAATTTTGCAAAAACACATTTTCCCACCAAAAAGATATTTTTACGGGTATAAGGTCTGTTCGAGTGTTGTTCGAACGCTGTTCGAGTGTTCTTCGAGTGCTGTTCGAGTGTTGTTCGACGCTTCTTCGATGCTAGTTCGACGCTTGTTCGACTAAAGCAGAAAATGTCAACAATATTAATAAACATTACTAATCAGCGAATTAACACACTTACTAACACGTATCCACATAATTCTCACATATTATCAACATACATTCCCACAGAATAAACACAAGCTCATCAATAAACCATTCAAAACCCCATTATTATATGCAGATAAATACTGTGGAAAAAATTTATAATTCATTTTTTCGTTAGAGAGTGGGAAAAAGTGTTATTTTGTGTTAGAAAATGGAATTCAAGGACTTTCGCCCCCAAGTATGACAGGTTTTCTGGGAGAATATGAAGCAACGCTTGACGCAAAAGGACGCTTTCTCCTCCCCGCTGGCTTTAAAAAGCAGCTGGCAGAAGGCGCCGGGGAACAGTTTGTCATCAACCGAGGGTTTGAAAAATGCCTGTCCTTGTATCCCATGAACGAATGGCAACCAATTTTCGAAAAGATCAGTAAGCTGAACGATTTCGATCCGAAAGTAAGGGAATTCCGCCGCTACTTTCTAAACGGAGCCACCATTTGTGAACTGGATAGTGCAGGCAGATTATTGGTGCCAAAAAACCTGATGGCTTATGCATCGCTCGATAAAGAGATCGTGCTTTCAGCAGCCAGCAACAAGATTGAAATCTGGGATAAAACAAAATACCAGGAGTTCTTTGAAAATTTCTCACCAGGAGCCTTCAGTGACCTTGCAATGCAGGTCATGGGAGGTGGAGATAACAATATTTCGATTTAACAGCTATTATGGGAGAAGCGTCACAATATCACCTACCCGTTCTGCTGAATGAAGTGGTCAGTCATCTGCAAATCAATCCCGAAGGGACTTACGTAGATGCCACTTTTGGAGGCGGCGGTCATTCCAGCGCTATTCTGGAACAACTGAACGAAAACGGAAGGCTCATCGTGTTTGATCAGGACGAAGATGCCTATAATAACCGGATAGAAGACCCAAGGGTCACTTTCGTACAACAAAACTTCAGACACCTGCAAAGGTTCCTTAAACTGTACAAAGTACCTCCGGTTGACGGCCTCCTCGCAGATCTGGGCGTTTCATCATGGCAGTTTGATACAGCAGAAAGAGGATTTAGTATCCGGTTCGACGGAGATCTGGATATGCGCATGGACAAAAGAACAACCCTCACAGCAGCAGCGCTGCTACAATCCTACTCAGAACAGGAATTACACCTCCTGTTCCAGAACTACGGAGAAGTAACCAACGCACGCACACTGGCTAAAACGATAGTCACAGAGCGAAAAGCCCGCCCAATGAGGACCATTAACGAGTTCAAATCCGTTATCCAGCCAATCGTAAAAGGCAATCCGCAGAAATACCTCGCACAGGTATTCCAGGCACTCAGGATCGCCGTGAACGACGAACTGGGCGCCCTGAAAGATTTGCTCACACAAGCAACGGAAATATTAAAACCGGGCGGTAAACTGGCTATCATAACTTTCCATTCACTGGAAGACAGACTGGTGAAGAACTTTATGAAAACAGGACAATTTGAGGTGCAGGACGATCCATTTTCTTTTACCACACCCCCCAAATTGTACCGGTTAGATACAAAAAAACCAGTCACCGCTGGCCCCGAAGAACTAAAACGTAATTCCCGGTCCCGCAGCGCAAAACTAAGGGTCGCCGAAAAATTATAACAGATCCGGACTGACGAGCATTTAGAAGGGTACAACTAGAAAACTAGAAAAAGCGTCAATCCCCCAATCACGTTGATCATGTGCGAAGGATGTGATACCATATCATTCACGTTGACTAATAAAACCGAGCTGTTTGGAACAGGAAGAACATATACCAGTCGCAGAATTACCGGATGAACCGGAACAGAAAAGAGAGTGGCGCCTGCGTATCAATTACGCAGCCATCACGCAAAATATGCCCTTTATACTGTTCCTTTCCGCACTCGCACTGATCTATATCGCAAATAGTCACCTGGCTGAAAAAAAAATCCGCCAGATCAACAAACTGGGACGTGAGATCAAAGAGCTGAAATGGGAATACCTCAATGTGAAAAGTGAATTGATGTTCCGTAGCAAAATGAGTGAAGTCAGCAAATCAGTGGAACCCTGGGGCCTCAAGCCGCTAAGTTCACCACCCCAAAAAATCGTACTGAAGAAACAGTAATAATCATATCAGACTGTGGAAGTAAAGAAAGACATATTGTGGAGAGTGTATCTGTGCTTTATCGGCATGGTGCTGTTTGGTGTGGCTATAATTATAAAGGTGTTCTTTCTCCAGAACGTTGAAGGAAATTACTGGCGAAGCATGGCAGACAGCCTGCACACCCGCTACGTAACCCTCGACG
This Chitinophaga sancti DNA region includes the following protein-coding sequences:
- the coaBC gene encoding bifunctional phosphopantothenoylcysteine decarboxylase/phosphopantothenate--cysteine ligase CoaBC, producing the protein MLQGKKILLGVSASIAAYKAATIVRLLVKEGAEVKVVMTPSACDFITPLTLATLSKNEVPVTISDNSSWNNHVMLGRWADVMLIAPASANTLAKMATGLCDNLLMATYLSATCPVLFAPAMDEDMWHHPATRANVEKLLSYGHQQLPVEKGELASGLFGEGRMAEPEHIIAFLQQYFSAHQPLKGKKALVTAGPTQEPLDPVRYISNHSSGKMGIAIADALAAAGADVTLVLGPTHLSARHPGVHALRVVTAADMFNSSANHFANSNIVVMAAAVADYRPKQVADLKIKKGAGDEMTLELEKTTDILRTLGGQRPAGQVLVGFSLETNNEKEYALKKLHEKNLDLVVMNSLNDAGAGFNHDTNKVTLFDRQGSTTELPLKSKQEVAEDIVKAITAMIGLQ
- a CDS encoding DNA-directed RNA polymerase subunit omega: MSKIKRGLTSSLNPMVETKNTTEIKGKTGNLYESIAVIAKRANQINISVKEELHSKLEEFASHTDNLEEVHENKEQIEISRFYERMANPAIQATMEFLEDKIYFRRNDDDLYS
- a CDS encoding outer membrane protein assembly factor BamD; this encodes MELRKIEKSKDYEAKLAYANKMYEKKKYMTAQSLYESLFQVYKGTEKYEPIYYNYCYCSYKLKDYVQAGFYFKNYLDNFPNSPRAVEMDYMQAYCYYKQSPKIPLDQANTIKAISAMQTFINNYPTSDKVAEGNLVIELCRQKLERKEYNNAELYYNLGYYKAAAISFKSLMRNYPDSDKSDGYKYMAIKAYFKYAEHSIWDKQKERYEDVVAEYLDFADHYSSSRLKPDAEKWYTLAQSNIKDIDNLNAPVSKKQERKKAKATKNAKETNNTLNNINNQ
- the mraZ gene encoding division/cell wall cluster transcriptional repressor MraZ, translated to MTGFLGEYEATLDAKGRFLLPAGFKKQLAEGAGEQFVINRGFEKCLSLYPMNEWQPIFEKISKLNDFDPKVREFRRYFLNGATICELDSAGRLLVPKNLMAYASLDKEIVLSAASNKIEIWDKTKYQEFFENFSPGAFSDLAMQVMGGGDNNISI
- the rsmH gene encoding 16S rRNA (cytosine(1402)-N(4))-methyltransferase RsmH → MGEASQYHLPVLLNEVVSHLQINPEGTYVDATFGGGGHSSAILEQLNENGRLIVFDQDEDAYNNRIEDPRVTFVQQNFRHLQRFLKLYKVPPVDGLLADLGVSSWQFDTAERGFSIRFDGDLDMRMDKRTTLTAAALLQSYSEQELHLLFQNYGEVTNARTLAKTIVTERKARPMRTINEFKSVIQPIVKGNPQKYLAQVFQALRIAVNDELGALKDLLTQATEILKPGGKLAIITFHSLEDRLVKNFMKTGQFEVQDDPFSFTTPPKLYRLDTKKPVTAGPEELKRNSRSRSAKLRVAEKL
- a CDS encoding FtsL-like putative cell division protein, producing the protein MEQEEHIPVAELPDEPEQKREWRLRINYAAITQNMPFILFLSALALIYIANSHLAEKKIRQINKLGREIKELKWEYLNVKSELMFRSKMSEVSKSVEPWGLKPLSSPPQKIVLKKQ